A stretch of the Salarias fasciatus chromosome 3, fSalaFa1.1, whole genome shotgun sequence genome encodes the following:
- the LOC115382377 gene encoding uncharacterized protein LOC115382377 — MRESSIIKYKSDPQHRQKVRESSVIKYRTDPQHRQNTKSISRKKYSGSLEHRQQVIARVQLSRKQIKDKSQDFGFVMDQFVEKVRDGPDFVCCVCHRLLFRHQVLSCQREAYSSRSESARVANRCISDDYLHRCSEECAEPCQLVPSRGHLWICYTCHSKISKGDTPAECWINDLQLDPIPPELGCLHSLEQHLIALHIPFMKMLALPKGGQNGVHGPVTCVPANIVQTTNVLPRSSMEGSLLQVKLKRKLTYKGHYEYQFVDTLRVRQALDYLKRTNVYYKDIEFNEDWVNEFNRQEDEEQEEDESGSEDEAVKEKVDDQVVVEGEAAHQEHGEGQKRPAVVDVVEEESADIIQDEMLHDRQQHCMFQDTCLMPVDIGQEALDQYFEDIVNVAPAEGNSPVRMLCDNSNEAKCFPVLFPLGQKTFHHERNHALTLSRYFNNRIMHADGRFSQNVEYIFFAQFMSEMDRVVSSVSVALRKGKGDQGSAQISQSMLQDEESLKQLLQFDEGFRFLKPIRGTPAFWQSVQKDIFACVRQLGIPTWFCSFSSADLRWQNLLTSILKQEGRVQTVEDLEWADRCELLRRNPVTAARMFDYRWHCFLKEVLMSPSEPIGRIIDHFYRVEFQQRGSPHVHCLFWIEGAPKIDQNTDEEVVDFIDQYVTCELPSDDDTLLDIVSSVQTHSKRHSKSCRKNKTTCRFHFPKPASTRTFLCKMKECRCDKQKLKEAQKNPDSENKLVCKCFEKDNPMKKEVAKEILASVSKAIREEEPFDSVEELFASRHINQDIFETAYRRLEKKTKVVYRRGLKEVWVNQYSKKLLKCWNANMDLSFVTDAYAVIVYIISYITKAEREIGLLLNNAQKEASKEGNLSAREALKKLGSVYLHNRDVCAQEAVYRLTNMHLKECSRKVVFVPTGDNIVRMSLPLHVLKERASSHDLSSDDMWMTSIVDRYRNRPDGGVFDNMCIATFASEYRVLTRNEISPNRIELKNKLGFILRRTRSQFAVVRYMRFNLDKQREAYFQGVLQLFLPYRSDSELKPEGFQLFEQFYNDGEVTFGDGSVHTVKVVVDENRAQFEIDPENLERAEEIAHHVHGLEEDAWGDLCPEQELERDECAEELREQQATEIADEQLVEGLENVPDLQERGRQVAQLERNRLVLSRAEGLALVRSLNETQQAVFYQVRQWCLQKVRGENPPPLHVFLTGGAGSGKTHLIRAIQYEAGRLLSTLCDQPDEICVLLTAPTGIAAYNLNAATIHHTLSIGKQCSLPYIPLGEDKLNSLRAKFRHLQILVIDEISMVDHLLLAYVHGRLRQIKQTGDFSPFGNVSVIAVGDFYQLPPVKGKPLYSSQVGVDLWCHFSVVQLTTVVRQKDSVFAELLNRLRVRSRDTPMLESDVHILKSCETGEESSALHIFPTNRKVNEHNLKQLCRTCPDPVTIEAQDFMNNRSTGKLELMAGHHSAALDTSLEETLSLGPDARVMLCKNVDVEDGLVNGACGTVTHIQLRQGDNFPQTVYVKFDDEKIGSQRRKKRSHAAVACRLSTAIDPVEEKATKRGGLRRQFPLKLAWACTVHKVQGLTVDRAVVCLEKVFAPGQAYVALSRVRDLSGLIIMNFKEKSIYCKDTIKEALDRMPPFLIEQPRPSLDTPTLSVYLMNVQNLSRHLMDLVSCTQHLQPTCIAVTETWLTAHSSLDGVQIDGYSFHSRPRALCYSSSHPKLLELQALEHGGVGLYRPADSDCDILQAPDLDLECLVCLWNKFNIVMAVIYRPPRYPNSLFKQNLQRLLRWLNPISDTIVVMGDFNENILTGSSICKLMGSKGFDQLVTQASTEKGTLIDHIYVRSRQFAVECAVMPTYFSDHEGILCSFRAGGDQGQLEELDTWFELDDVEFEDVEGMFEDDLD; from the coding sequence ATGAGAGAAAGTAGTATTATCAAGTACAAATCAGACCCGCAGCATCGGCAGAAGGTGAGAGAAAGTAGTGTGATAAAATACAGAACAGACCCGCAGCATAGGCAGAACACTAAATCCATTAGCAGAAAAAAGTACAGTGGCAGTCTTGAACACAGGCAGCAAGTAATTGCTCGTGTACAGTTGAGTAGGAAGCAGATAAAGGACAAATCTCAGGATTTTGGGTTTGTTATGGATCAGTTTGTAGAGAAGGTCAGAGATGGTCCAGATTTTGTTTGTTGCGTTTGCCATCGGTTGTTGTTCAGGCATCAGGTGCTGAGTTGTCAGAGGGAAGCTTATAGTTCCAGGTCAGAATCGGCTCGTGTAGCGAACAGGTGCATCAGTGACGATTATTTGCATCGTTGTAGTGAGGAGTGTGCTGAGCCCTGTCAGCTGGTTCCTTCCAGAGGACACCTTTGGATTTGCTACACCTGCCATTCTAAGATCAGTAAAGGTGACACTCCAGCTGAGTGCTGGATCAATGACCTGCAACTTGATCCCATTCCACCTGAACTGGGATGCTTGCATAGTTTAGAGCAGCACCTGATCGCGTTGCATATTCCGTTCATGAAGATGTTGGCACTGCCTAAAGGAGGGCAGAATGGAGTACATGGACCAGTCACATGTGTTCCAGCCAACATTGTTCAGACCACCAACGTGTTGCCACGGTCAAGTATGGAAGGCTCTCTGTTACAGGTCAAGCTGAAGAGGAAGTTGACCTACAAGGGACACTATGAATACCAGTTTGTGGATACTCTACGTGTCAGGCAGGCGCTAGACTATTTAAAGAGAACTAATGTTTATTATAAAGACATTGAGTTCAATGAGGACTGGGTCAATGAGTTTAACAGGCAGGAAgatgaggaacaggaagaggatgagTCAGGCAGTGAGGATGAGGCAGTGAAGGAGAAGGTTGATGATCAGGTTGTTGTAGAGGGCGAGGCTGCTCATCAGGAACATGGTGAGGGTCAGAAAAGGCCTGcagttgttgatgttgttgaggAGGAATCAGCAGACATAATTCAAGATGAAATGTTACATGACAGACAGCAACactgcatgtttcaggacaCTTGTCTTATGCCTGTTGATATTGGTCAGGAGGCTCTAGACCAGTATTTTGAGGACATAGTCAATGTAGCGCCTGCAGAGGGGAACAGTCCAGTCCGGATGCTTTGTGATAATTCAAACGAAGCTAAGTGTTTCCCCGTGTTGTTTCCTTTAGGACAGAAGACTTTCCATCATGAGCGGAATCATGCTTTGACATTGTCACGTTATTTTAATAACCGGATCATGCACGCCGATGGCCGTTTTTCGCAGAATGTTGAATATATCTTTTTTGCTCAGTTCATGTCTGAAATGGACAGGGTGGTGTCTAGTGTTTCTGTTGCACTGCGTAAGGGAAAAGGTGATCAGGGCTCTGCACAGATTAGCCAGAGTATGTTGCAGGACGAGGAGTCTCTGAAGCAGCTGCTACAGTTTGACGAGGGTTTCCGATTCCTGAAGCCTATTAGAGGGACTCCTGCGTTCTGGCAGTCTGTGCAGAAGGACATCTTTGCCTGTGTCCGTCAGTTAGGCATCCCTACGTGGTTCTGTTCGTTTTCGTCTGCAGATCTGCGCTGGCAGAACCTTCTGACCAGCATCCTGAAACAGGAAGGCAGAGTGCAGACGGTGGAGGATTTGGAGTGGGCAGACAGGTGTGAGTTGTTGCGGCGTAATCCGGTGACTGCGGCCAGGATGTTTGATTACAGGTGGCATTGTTTTCTGAAAGAGGTTCTCATGTCTCCTTCTGAGCCAATTGGCAGAATCATCGATCACTTCTACCGTGTTGAGTTTCAGCAGCGCGGTTCTCCTCATGTTCACTGCTTGTTCTGGATCGAGGGCGCTCCTAAAATTGACCAGAACACAGATGAGGAGGTGGTCGACTTTATTGATCAGTATGTGACGTGTGAGCTGCCCTCAGACGACGACACATTATTGGACATTGTGTCGTCAGTTCAAACACATTCCAAACGACACTCAAAGTCTTGTCGGAAGAACAAGACGACGTGTCGTTTCCATTTCCCAAAACCTGCTTCTACGCGTACATTCCTTTGTAAGATGAAGGAATGTCGCTGTGACaaacagaagctgaaggaggcccAGAAGAATCCTGATTCAGAGAACAAGCTGGTCTGTAAGTGCTTTGAGAAGGATAACCCGATGAAGAAGGAGGTCGCAAAGGAGATTTTGGCGTCTGTGAGCAAAGctatcagggaggaggagccgtTTGACAGTGTAGAGGAGTTGTTTGCCAGTCGACACATCAACCAGGATATCTTTGAAACGGCCTACAGGAGGTTAGAGAAGAAGACCAAGGTTGTGTATAGGAGAGGGTTGAAGGAGGTGTGGGTAAACCAGTATAGCAAGAAGTTGTTGAAGTGCTGGAACGCTAACATGGACCTTAGCTTTGTCACCGACGCCTACGCTGTAATTGTTTACATCATTTCGTATATTacgaaagcagagagagaaattgGCCTACTATTGAACAACGCCCAAAAAGAAGCATCCAAAGAAGGAAACCTCTCTGCTCGAGAAGCCCTGAAGAAGCTGGGCAGTGTATATTTACACAACAGGGACGTTTGTGCCCAGGAGGCGGTGTATAGGCTAACCAACATGCACCTGAAGGAGTGTTCCAGGAAGGTGGTGTTTGTTCCAACAGGGGACAACATCGTGAGGATGAGTTTACCCCTCCATGTCCTGAAGGAGAGGGCGTCATCACATGATCTGAGCTCAGATGACATGTGGATGACCAGTATAGTGGACAGGTACAGGAACAGGCCTGATGGTGGTGTGTTTGACAACATGTGTATTGCCACGTTTGCCTCGGAGTATCGTGTTCTCACCAGGAATGAAATTTCACCAAACAGAATCGAGTTGAAGAACAAACTGGGCTTCATCTTGAGGAGAACACGATCTCAGTTTGCAGTTGTACGCTACATGCGCTTCAATTTGGACAAACAACGAGAGGCTTATTTTCAGGGTGTGCTGCAGTTGTTCCTTCCTTATAGAAGTGACTCAGAGCTGAAGCCCGAGGGCTTCCAGCTCTTTGAACAGTTCTATAACGACGGTGAGGTGACGTTTGGCGACGGCTCCGTTCATACAGTCAAGGTGGTGGTGGATGAGAACAGGGCCCAGTTTGAGATCGATCCTGAGAACCTGGAGCGTGCTGAGGAGATCGCTCACCATGTCCACGGCCTTGAGGAAGACGCTTGGGGGGACCTGTGTCCTGAACAGGAGCTGGAACGTGACGAGTGTGCTGAAGAGTTGAGAGAGCAACAGGCAACAGAGATAGCAGATGAGCAGTTGGTGGAGGGTCTGGAGAACGTTCCAGATCTGCAGGAACGTGGCCGACAGGTGGCCCAGTTAGAGAGAAACAGGCTGGTGTTGTCTCGTGCTGAGGGCTTAGCTCTAGTTAGGTCTCTGAATGAGACACAGCAGGCTGTTTTCTACCAGGTGAGACAGTGGTGTCTGCAGAAGGTGAGGGGTGAAAACCCACCGCCTCTGCATGTCTTTCTGActgggggggcggggtcggGGAAAACGCATTTAATTAGGGCCATCCAGTACGAGGCAGGGAGGCTGCTGTCAACACTTTGTGATCAACCAGATGAGATCTGTGTTTTGTTAACGGCTCCAACAGGAATAGCTGCGTACAATTTAAACGCAGCAACAATTCACCACACATTGAGCATTGGCAAACAGTGTAGTTTACCTTACATCCCTCTGGGTGAAGATAAACTAAACTCTCTGCGAGCTAAATTCCGTCACCTCCAAATTCTAGTCATTGATGAGATCAGTATGGTGGATCACCTTCTGTTGGCGTATGTCCATGGCCGCTTGAGGCAGATCAAGCAGACTGGAGACTTTTCCCCGTTTGGTAACGTCAGTGTGATCGCTGTGGGAGACTTTTATCAGTTGCCTCCTGTTAAAGGGAAGCCTCTGTACAGCAGTCAGGTGGGTGTGGACCTGTGGTGCCACTTCAGTGTGGTGCAGCTGACCACGGTGGTGAGGCAGAAGGACAGCGTGTTTGCCGAGTTGCTCAACAGGTTGAGAGTGCGTTCCAGAGACACCCCCATGTTAGAGAGTGACGTCCACATCCTGAAGAGCTGTGAGACGGGCGAGGAGAGCTCAGCTTTGCACATTTTCCCCACCAACCGTAAAGTGAATGAGCACAACTTGAAGCAGCTGTGTCGGACGTGTCCCGATCCTGTGACCATTGAAGCTCAGGACTTCATGAACAACAGGAGCACGGGGAAGCTGGAGTTGATGGCGGGGCATCACAGTGCGGCGTTGGACACATCCTTAGAGGAGACTCTGAGTCTGGGTCCAGACGCCCGTGTGATGCTGTGTAAGAACGTGGACGTGGAAGACGGTCTGGTCAACGGAGCATGTGGCACAGTCACTCATATCCAGTTGAGACAGGGTGACAACTTTCCTCAGACAGTTTATGTCAAATTTGATGATGAGAAAATTGGctcccagaggaggaagaagcgctCACATGCTGCAGTGGCCTGCCGGCTTTCTACTGCCATCGATCCGGTGGAGGAGAAGGCCACCAAGCGTGGAGGTTTGCGTCGTCAGTTCCCTCTGAAGTTGGCCTGGGCGTGTACCGTCCACAAGGTGCAGGGCCTGACGGTGGACCGGGCCGTGGTGTGTTTGGAGAAGGTGTTTGCACCTGGCCAGGCCTACGTAGCTCTGAGTCGTGTGAGGGATTTGTCTGGACTGATCATCATGAACTTCAAAGAGAAGTCCATTTACTGCAAGGACACCATCAAGGAGGCCTTGGACAGGATGCCTCCATTTTTGATTGAGCAGCCACGACCTTCATTAGACACGCCCACTCTGTCAGTGTATCTAATGAACGTTCAAAACTTAAGTCGCCACCTGATGGATTTGGTGTCCTGCACACAGCATTTGCAGCCCACCTGCATTGCTGTCACAGAGACGTGGCTCACTGCACATTCCTCACTGGACGGCGTCCAGATTGACGGCTACTCTTTCCACAGCCGCCCTCGTGCTCTGTGTTACAGCAGCAGTCACCCCAAACTGTTAGAGCTGCAGGCTTTAGAACATGGTGGAGTTGGTTTGTACAGGCCAGCAGATTCGGACTGTGACATCCTGCAGGCACCCGATTTGGATCTGGAGTGTTTGGTGTGCCTGTGGAACAAATTCAACATAGTGATGGCAGTAATTTATCGTCCACCACGTTACCCAAATTCCCTCTTCaagcagaacctgcagcggtTGCTGCGTTGGCTTAATCCAATCAGTGACACCATTGTAGTCATGGGAGATTttaatgagaacattttaacGGGGTCGTCAATTTGCAAATTAATGGGAAGCAAAGGATTTGATCAGCTGGTGACACAAGCGAGCACAGAGAAGGGGACTTTGATTGATCACATTTATGTGAGAAGCAGACAGTTTGCTGTGGAATGTGCAGTGATGCCCACGTACTTCAGTGATCATGAAGGAATTCTGTGTAGTTTCAGAGCTGGAGGTGACCaggggcagctggaggagctggacacgTGGTTTGAGCTGGATGATGTGGAGTTTGAGGACGTTGAGGGGATGTTTGAGGACGACTTGGACTGA
- the LOC115382403 gene encoding uncharacterized protein LOC115382403, with translation MPRARGHRRAQAVRRRLAQPQDWSPAPAVPEFVARRGTGFRHRVRRWPTSVLTGKSRKLVTPARDPEKKMVFVVGDSHLRAMVDGYVAVPEGPLCFSYLCVPGAGGSQLRTELLHADLPWTPDAVCVCAPSNDLVSRTVDSAGLDFSALLTTACSFWPKVFVLDFPPRLNIEPGLQELLRQEYHRVAARMGVPYVSVAEHFPLHRLELWCPDQVHLSDSHGMEVLVQLLWEAAFQQLVPPPSQAPVRPPAPKRARVAPRLVVTGHVPVPRHRNPWEWSVVGQGGKAARPAEGSSAIPPNPVWFRGPMLDAMEKLAR, from the exons atGCCGAGAGCCCGGGGTCATCGGCGTGCTCAGGCCGTGAGACGCAGGCTGGCGCAGCCCCAGGACTGGAGTCCTGCACCTGCTGTTCCGGAGTTTGTGGCCC GGCGTGGCACAGGCTTTCGGCACCGTGTGCGGAGATGGCCAACTTCTGTCCTGACCGGGAAGTCCCGCAAGTTGGTCACTCCTGCCCGGGATCCGGAGAAGAAG ATGGTGTTCGTCGTTGGAGACTCGCACCTGAGGGCCATGGTGGACGGGTATGTAGCTGTGCCCGAGGGACCTCTGTGCTTCTCCTATCTGTGTGTTCCAGGTGCAGGGGGCTCCCAGCTGAGGACGGAGCTCCTGCATGCTGACCTGCCCTGGACCccagatgctgtgtgtgtgtgcgcccccAGCAACGACCTTGTGTCCCGGACTGTGGACAGTGCAGGTCTCGACTTCAGTGCTCTCTTGACCACGGCCTGCAGCTTCTGGCCCAAG GTGTTCGTGCTGGACTTCCCTCCACGCCTGAACATTGAGCCTGgccttcaggagctgctgcgtCAGGAATACCATCGTGTCGCAGCACGTATGG GTGTCCCGTACGTGTCTGTGGCAGAGCACTTTCCCCTGCACCGGTTGGAGCTGTGGTGCCCTGACCAG GTGCACTTGAGTGACTCGCATGGGATGGAGGTTTtggtccagctgctgtgggaGGCTGCTTTCCAGCAGCTGGTGCCTCCTCCATCCCAGGCACCGGTGCGTCCCCCTGCGCCAAAGCGTGCCAGGGTTGCTCCCAGGCTGGTGGTGACGGGACACGTCCCCGTGCCCCGTCACAGGAACCCCTGGGAGTGGAGTGTGGTTGGACAGGGGGGCAAG GCTGCACGCCCGGCGGAGGGATCCTCTGCGATCCCTCCCAACCCGGTGTGGTTCCGGGGGCCCATGTTGGACGCCATGGAGAAG CTGGCCAGGTAA
- the trmt10b gene encoding tRNA methyltransferase 10 homolog B: protein MCETHESFDPQLNGAVDFMELLCIDVGNEAEEIKPEREDAHISKNVLRKQRHWEKQLAAKKSKRKEEKQRRKLNRQQESGVSTDPQLTKRVLKAITRERLAEARSTGLRVCIDLSMTDCMSDKEVSRLACQLRRLYGSNKRATRPCHLLLSGLREDSRLHRECIRMNDGFLNYTMDIAEESCLDLFPPETVVYLTPDADEALDSVEADKVYILGGLVDESIQKKLSFRRASELQVRAARLPIDEHMVKKDNQKNFHSKILAINQVFDILLTFCDTGSWTAALQKWFPLGKGYVVTPDASPPLPAADG, encoded by the exons atgtgtgaaacacaTGAGTCGTTTGACCCGCAGCTGAATGGAGCCGTGGACTTTATGGAGCTGCTCTGCATTGACGTGGGAAACGAAGCAGAGGAGATCAAACCTGAGAGGGAAGATGCTCACATTTCA aagaatGTACTGAGGAAGCAGCGGCACTGGGAGAAGCAGCTGGCTGcgaagaaaagcaaaagaaaagaggagaagcaGCGGAGGAAGCTGAACCGTCAGCAGGAgtcag GCGTCAGCACGGACCCCCAGTTAACCAAGCGGGTGCTGAAGGCGATCACCAGAGAGCGTTTGGCCGAGGCTCGATCCACCGGCCTCAGAGTCTGCATCGACCTGAGTATGACTGACTGCATGTCTGACAAG gaggtCAGCAGGCTGGCGTGCCAGCTGAGACGGCTTTACGGCTCCAACAAGAGGGCGACTCGGCCGTGTCATCTGCTCCTCAGCGGCCTGAGAGAGGACAGCCGGCTGCACCGCGAGTGCATACGGATGAACGACGGCTTCCTCAACTATACG ATGGATATCGCTGAAGAAAGCTGCCTCGACCTCTTCCCTCCAGAAACTGTTGTCTACCTCACTCCAGACGCCGATGAAG CTCTGGACTCGGTGGAGGCCGATAAGGTCTACATCCTCGGCGGTCTCGTGGACGAAAGCATCCAGAAG AAGCTGAGCTTCAGGAGAGCGTCGGAGCTGCAGGTGCGCGCTGCCAGGCTGCCCATCGACGAGCACATGGTGAAGAAGGACAACCAGAAGAATTTCCACTCCAAGATCCTGGCGATCAATCAGG TGTTTGACATCTTACTGACTTTTTGTGACACCGGCAGCTGGACGGCCGCCCTGCAGAAGTGGTTCCCTCTGGGGAAGGGTTATGTTGTCACACCTGACGCCTCACCGCCGCTCCCTGCAGCTGACGGATAG